The DNA window GGTCTTTGCATCACTTTCCTCAGAGGTTAGTTCGTTCTAACTACGATTAAATGAGCCTCAAAGTATCTCTTTAGCTTTTCGGCGGCCGAATTCAGGGCTAGGGCAAATTTTTCTATCTTTGGACATCGGATTGCAGGCCTTATTAGGACTTTGCTGGTGTAATAAACTAGTGTTCAATATTGTACAACTATTTCTTCAGTTGCTACCAGATACATGAACAAATGTTCTCTTGGTTCAGGTCTACCTGACACCGACGGAGTGCTAAGGTAAATCTTTAACTCTGCAAAAGATTTGTCGTACTCCTCTGgccattcaatttttttagcattATTTAGGATTTTGCAGAAAGGCACACACCTTTTGGTCGAGCATGACATGAAACGTCCTAACGCGGTTACTTTCCCGTTCAACTTTTAAACCTCCATCACCGACCTAGGAACCTTCATATTGACAACTGCTTCTATCTTTTCCAGATTTTTCCACATTCCTTTCTCCGAAATAAGGTGCCCTAGGAACTTCCCTATGTCTGACTGCGAAAACACATTTTTTCGGGTTAAGCTTATGGTTgaactatttcaccttttcaaaagtttcttcCAGATCTCTGATATGATCTTCGATTCTCAATAACTTTACAACAATGTCGTCAACATAAACTCCCACATTTTTCCTATATGATctttgaaaacaaaattcaTTAATCTTTGGCACGTGGTCCCGACATTCTTTAACCTAAAAGGCGTTTGTGGTAGCAGTATGTCCCCACATTTGCTATAAAATACGTCTTTTTATCGTCGTCTTTGTTCATCTGAATCTGGTGGTACCCTTGAGAAGCATCTAAGAAATCATAAACCAGAAATCCACAAGTAGCATCCACTAACTGATCAATGTTTGGAAGGGGGAAACTATCCTTCGGGCATGCATAGTTTAGGTCGGTAAAGTCTATACATGGCCTCCACTTTCCATTGGCTTTTTTTATCAACACTACGTTGATTAGCCATTCAAGGTAATGCACCTTCCTGATAAAACCAGCCTTTATTAACTTGTCTATTTCAACTCGGGTAGCTATTTGCTTTTCTATAGAAAAAATTCTCTCGTTTTGTTTCATTGGCTTGCTATCTTTGTCTACATAAAGGCATTCTGAAACAATGCTCAGATCCACTCCTTCAATGTCATTCAGGCTATTAGTAAATTCAGATACGAACTTTCTCAGTTTGTTTACAATTTCTTCTCTGCTCTCTTCCGGtcaaaccccccccccccccccccccattttcaCCAACATTGAGTTTCCTTTGCCTAAATCAACAATTTCTAAGGGTTCCGTTGGTTTATTTGTAGATTTTTTTAGATCGATACTCGGGAACCTCGAGATCCAGGGCTACTACCGCGTGGGTCATGGTGGTCAAAAAACAGTTTCTAGAAAAATATTGGTCGCCCTTGATAGTTATCGTTCCCTCCGGTGTAGGGATTTTCAACAATAAATATCGAATACAAATCATAGCTCCTATATCACTCAAAGCAGGTCTACCAAGAATACCATTATATACTATCGACATATTAACAATTGCAAATGAAGTTGTTACCTTCAGTGTTGGTTCCGCCTTAGTCATTTCCTTTTGTCTCAGTTGTTGTAAATCAGCTCCTATCTCCAGTTCTAGATCCACCTTTCCTTCTACTATGAGCGGGGTTCCTCCAAGACCTAACACCGACGTGTTCAAAGGCTTCAGATCTGAGGTGATACCTCCTAAGGCATGCAAATCCGATAGAGATAATAGATTGACCGAGCTACCTCTATCTATCATCAATTGTTTCACCAACTTCGTCTTTATTATGGCGAAAATGACCAGAGCATCTTGATGAGGGAACTCCACTTCTTTACCCTTATCAGTGTCAAAAGTAATGCCCGAGGATAACTCCTCATATGAAATGTTAATAGGTAATTTCTATTTCTTTGTTTTCGGACTGACTGGATCTGAGTCGGGGGTGTTTCGCTTCATGCTTTCCAAGCACATCTTCTTTCCCTCCCGAGATCCGAGAGGGTTGTTTGGTTACCGTAAAATATCGCTTCTACTCATTTGGAAATTAAAATTCTGAAAAGAAACTCACAAAACTTACGAAGCAAGAAAAGTATCAGCTCTCAATGGAAGCACGAAGTGATAAATCACGATCTGAACTGCTCTATAAGGACCTGGGAACAATGAGCAAACAGAGGTTAAAAATAACGCCGGTGGGATTCACAATTTTAGTGTggagaagaagagagaagaagaaaaaaattgattaagtGTGAAAAAAATAGTACCTTAAGATTTGTACATAAGGTGGTTTATATAGTCACGTGTATAAAtcttctcttcttttctctctctttggTCCCCCCATTTTTGTTTTCCTTAGGCGGCCTATTCAATTATTCCTTGAGCGGTGTGTCAGGTGCCTGCTACGCGAGGAATATTTATGTGTGTTAGAGGATATTTTGTGATCCCTTCAAGAGCTGATATGTATGAATGTAGGCCATATAGGAGATGTTTGGCCAGTTTTCTGGTTCAATATCGTGTCTTTGTTATTTCGGATGAGCGTTTAGCGTACATAGGTTATGTGTTCTGAGTTACTAATAAGAATGTGAGCTCTGAACTACTTATCTGTCGAGATTCAAGTATAATTAGCGAGTTTTCAAGTTATGTTCGTCCTAGTTAGGTCGtatcttttttgttttatttattgatattttacTCCGACGAAGTTGCTTCACTCCTATTAGGTTTTACCACTTATATTATCAAGTATTATACTattgatatataattttgtGGAAAATATTAGTACTATTGTCCTTAAATAAGCATTATCTGGAGCCTCGAGAGAATTTTGTACTAGTTTTACAATATTGATCAACTTGTAGTACTATCAAAAACCGCCTCGACTTTGCTTAAACCATAAGTACCTTCACAAATTGCAATGTACAGCAAACCTTTTGTCGTCGGTCGAATGGGAGTATAGCAGTCGTTTACAATTTGAGTAGCTCATATTTATTTGTCCACAACTGAAGTCAAAGTAACCAAAGCGGGCTGCTATACAATTGATCTCCAATTACTTTTTATATTCTAGCCCTAATTAAAACAAGCAttccataatttatttattttctttcagtAAACATTTATCCTTACTTTCCTTCCCAAAGAAGTATCTATATGTGCTATAAATAGGTTCCCACCCCTTCTCAGCTCTTATATTCCTTAGAAAAACCATGGCAGCAGAGCTCTCTCTAGACCATGCCTACAAAATCAGGCCAAAACAGAGCAGTCTGGTGAACAATCTGTTCACGTCCACCTTAAACACTGCAGCAAAAACCCTAGTTTCGGTATCATCAAACGTGAGAATGGAACACCCAGACAAATGGAGAACTGGAGATCATTTAAGGTTCATGAAGATGTTAATGACTTGGATGAGTGTGTGGGTTCTGAGGTTCTTGATGGATCATTTCCCTTCGGTTATGGCCTTCTCTCCGCATCATCTTTTACTTGGACGCTTCTCTCCTTTTCTTCGGTCCAATAATAATATGAATCTGAGGCTGCCTGCAACTTCAGCCACATCTTCTGGTTCGTCGTTTGATTTGCTTCTGCAGCAAGATGATTTCAATGGCCCTTCTGTTCAAGCTCTTGGTAGAGCCCTTACCCATGTAAGTTTCTCCCTTCCAATCTTTAATCCCTTGTTTCTGTTTTATATATTAGGTATAATATGTGCTTTTTTGCCTTTTATTTATCCATATATATCCTATACGTTTTTGTTGATGAATATATCATATACTTCTTGCTTAACCAtgaatactgttagtaaatgttacGATTTAGTTGATTGAAAGATGAAGAAGATAAGGAGTTCTTTAGCAATATTTGTTAgaaagataaattttaattaattgttaacaCGAGCGCCGCTTGGTTTCATTTTCCGAGTATATAGTTATCTATTTTAGAATAGAATGAACTCCAAAAAGATTTGTTGTTCGACGAAAATAGAAACAACACATAAAATAGTATGACACAAAAATATGTGTTTAAATGAATTAGAAACATGTGTTTGTGTTTTTGCATGCTGTCTACCACGTGTAGCATGGAGGCAACTTGCAAGATGAGTTTCACTTGTAGTATTTCATTCTAGATGTGAATGCTACGTTTctaatcaaataaaatacaaCACCAATGGCTTGCATTAGGTTTCACAAAATTGATCAGTATTTTGACCGGagcctaaaattttaaaataacattatataaaacaaattattagCATTCATTTTAGTATTAATCGTCTGCCTCTGTTGTGTAATTGCACATGTATAGCCTCTCCTCGTGCATGATATTTGGGCTTCttaaaaaatgtttcaaaatttaACATTAAATATCTCCGTTTAAAAAAAAGGTTATGCGATCAGTTtgctattttattaatttatcagacaatatttgttttcttgaaataaattttacagAGTCGCATTTCATGTTTAATCAAATTTTCGTAATTTATGataatttcttatattaaaaattggagggtgtttttttttttaatctgtgTCATACAATGAGGTAAATATGGAGTAGTGTTCAGATACTGATCACTAAAATCCAAGAGTAGTCATCAAATGCAGCCTTTAACAAAAGGAGGTCACAAATGGAATACATGCACCCTTCTTTCCTTCAATCTTGCCACCTTAGCCTTTCCCTCAAGTGAAGGAATTAAACTTTCCTTCATAACAGAAGTTCTGTCTATTTTTCgactttagtttttttaaattagttgaTGGAACCCTTTTTTAGGCttaatgattgaaaaaaaagtcaaattttttCGATTtgttctaatttaaattttttaatttttataatagtagccaatttgtattttttttttgcaataatagTCTAATTGGTTGTcaaatttgttgttttcaattaagatattaagctcctctcaaaaaaaaattaagatattaagctattatatttttgataaacaatAATACAAgtggaaaaaaacaaaaaaaaaatccaaaattttttgcacaaaaaatataaattggctattataaaaaaaaatgcaatttgactattattattaaaataaaaaaaaattaatttaaattgtaaggACActttttttgcctttttttaagagatttttttctttgttgattttagctTATTCCATATTAGATTAAGCTTtcaattactatttttagatatCAGTTAACTGAATGTCGAAAGAGAAATTGGTActtctaaaaatttaaaggaAAATAGTAATTTGAATAGTATTTCAaggataaaaaatttaatgtcgaaataaaagtgaaatataattttacatccataatttttaaatttttttttcagatatagttttaaaaaatatttcggaCATTCTGGTCACCAATTTTATGCATCGGAATGAATATATTTAACTCTTAATTTAGATCTATTTTAGGGCACgcaatttatattttgaattcagaaaatatttataataaaatcaacTGTGTAAAACAATGAGTTACTGAGTAGAAATTTTTGCACTTTTAAAGTATATTTAAATTAAGAGTTgaatatattttgtaaatttataaaattggcagaccataaaatttatattatatttattattttttagaaatctaTTTAATAAAACAGTCACagctataaaataaaaataatattttacctTAGATAATgtcaagaaattaaaaaattaaaacttaataaTTCTGTAAACaatatcttatttttatatGGGGGCATCCATGTAGGTTCTTGCATTGCTGAACGAGATACCAGCAAGTTCAAGGAAATACCAATTTGCAATGGCAATGGCTGACAAAATCATGGACGGTAACTTCA is part of the Mercurialis annua linkage group LG3, ddMerAnnu1.2, whole genome shotgun sequence genome and encodes:
- the LOC126672623 gene encoding uncharacterized protein LOC126672623, which gives rise to MCLESMKRNTPDSDPGKEVEFPHQDALVIFAIIKTKLVKQLMIDRGSSVNLLSLSDLHALGGITSDLKPLNTSVLGLGGTPLIVEGKVDLELEIGADLQQLRQKEMTKAEPTLKVTTSFAIVNMSIVYNGILGRPALSDIGAMICIRYLLLKIPTPEGTITIKGDQYFSRNCFLTTMTHAVVALDLEVPDLNDIEGVDLSIVSECLYVDKDSKPMKQNERIFSIEKQIATRVEIDKLIKAGFIRKVHYLEWLINVVLIKKANGKWRPCIDFTDLNYACPKDSFPLPNIDQLVDATCGFLVYDFLDASQGYHQIQMNKDDDKKTKNVGVYVDDIVVKLLRIEDHIRDLEETFEKSDIGKFLGHLISEKGMWKNLEKIEAVVNMKVPRSVMEQSPNKACNPMSKDRKICPSPEFGRRKAKEIL